A section of the Polyangium spumosum genome encodes:
- a CDS encoding DNA-methyltransferase has protein sequence MVARPKAADPEVLAHGREGSPDEVIAGSAGWHVSTADALDFAETLPDACAHAVWTDPPYCSGGYTETAKRQARGMLRHQTVKSLGWFINDNMGSAGIVWLLRCVAVQAFRILLEGGSLGVFCDWRMVPLLAPALESSGLRWQGMIIWDKGAPALGSGFRRQHEVVLHFVKGTGVFHDASTGDVLNGSRLHHEARNHQTAKPPEVIERCLGVVAPPGGLVVDFFTGGGSTGVAARRLGMRFLGSEIDRGIAARAREAIKSQSTDARRVRKAHQLGLFDGE, from the coding sequence ATGGTCGCTCGACCGAAGGCGGCGGATCCCGAGGTGCTCGCGCACGGGCGCGAGGGCTCGCCGGACGAAGTGATCGCAGGCTCGGCCGGGTGGCACGTGAGCACGGCTGACGCGCTCGACTTCGCCGAAACGCTCCCGGACGCGTGCGCGCATGCCGTGTGGACCGATCCGCCCTACTGCTCGGGCGGCTACACCGAGACGGCCAAGCGCCAAGCGCGCGGGATGCTCCGGCATCAAACCGTCAAGAGCCTCGGCTGGTTCATCAACGACAACATGGGCTCGGCGGGGATCGTGTGGCTCCTCCGCTGCGTCGCGGTCCAAGCGTTCCGGATCCTGCTCGAGGGCGGGAGCCTCGGCGTCTTCTGCGATTGGCGGATGGTTCCGCTCCTCGCGCCGGCCCTCGAATCGAGCGGGCTGCGCTGGCAGGGGATGATCATCTGGGACAAGGGAGCGCCGGCCCTCGGGAGCGGGTTCCGGCGCCAACACGAGGTCGTCCTTCACTTCGTGAAAGGGACCGGCGTCTTTCACGATGCGAGCACGGGGGACGTTCTGAACGGCTCGCGGCTCCACCATGAGGCGCGGAATCACCAAACGGCCAAGCCTCCCGAGGTGATCGAGCGGTGCCTCGGGGTGGTCGCTCCGCCCGGGGGACTCGTCGTCGATTTCTTCACGGGGGGCGGCTCGACGGGCGTTGCCGCGCGGCGGCTCGGGATGCGGTTTCTCGGGAGCGAGATTGATCGGGGGATCGCGGCGAGGGCGCGAGAGGCGATCAAGTCACAGAGCACGGACGCGCGGCGCGTGCGGAAGGCGCACCAACTCGGCCTTTTCGATGGCGAGTAA